In Caproicibacterium amylolyticum, a genomic segment contains:
- a CDS encoding DegV family protein, with the protein MENYCLLTDAPADLSLPLAQELGIEIIPMPLDIDGKPYLFTCFDETLRVSDFYNQLRDGKFAHTSQINETIYMDRFKKHLEQGEDILYLCFSSGLSSTYSAACLCVERLSAEYPQRRIVCIDTLCASSGEGLLAYTAAKKKQAGASLDDIKDWVLSMRDHVCHCFKVEDLDHLRRGGRISATTAVVGSALQIKPILVVDHEGKLQNIAKMRGRKRAMEFQLSALERNLLPGSENDTLTIGHGDCEEDAKVLAEVIKQRCPQIKNVIILPVGAIIGAHVGPGMITVNFYGKDKMCN; encoded by the coding sequence ATGGAAAACTATTGTCTGCTGACGGATGCCCCTGCAGACCTCAGCCTGCCGCTGGCACAGGAACTTGGCATTGAAATTATTCCGATGCCTTTGGATATTGACGGCAAACCCTATCTTTTTACCTGCTTTGATGAAACCCTGCGTGTTTCTGATTTTTACAATCAGCTGCGCGACGGAAAATTTGCACATACATCTCAAATCAACGAAACCATCTACATGGACCGCTTTAAAAAGCATTTGGAGCAGGGTGAAGACATTCTGTACCTATGCTTTTCCTCTGGTCTGAGCAGTACCTACAGTGCCGCCTGCCTCTGCGTAGAACGTCTGAGCGCAGAATATCCCCAGCGCCGTATTGTATGCATAGACACGCTCTGTGCTTCTTCCGGTGAGGGGCTGCTTGCATATACTGCCGCCAAGAAAAAGCAAGCGGGCGCTTCCCTGGACGATATAAAGGATTGGGTGCTCAGCATGCGCGACCACGTGTGCCACTGCTTTAAGGTGGAAGACCTCGATCACCTGCGCCGCGGCGGACGGATTTCCGCCACAACAGCGGTTGTTGGCTCTGCACTGCAGATTAAGCCGATTTTGGTGGTTGACCATGAGGGCAAGCTGCAAAACATTGCCAAAATGCGCGGCCGCAAACGCGCTATGGAATTTCAGCTTTCCGCACTGGAGCGCAATTTGCTGCCGGGCAGCGAAAACGACACCCTGACAATCGGTCACGGCGACTGTGAGGAAGACGCAAAGGTACTTGCTGAAGTCATTAAGCAACGCTGCCCGCAGATTAAAAATGTTATCATTCTGCCGGTTGGTGCAATTATCGGCGCACACGTTGGCCCCGGCATGATAACTGTGAATTTTTACGGCAAAGATAAAATGTGTAATTAA
- a CDS encoding helix-turn-helix domain-containing protein: protein MPKGQRKHFYSGDFKLEVIETMEREHLSLSEAARRFRVPDHTIVARWERHYLTEGKQGLYIERRGNPKVARETKMPDETRKDLIAEIQQLRMENEYLKKLNALVLKEEQQNKKHK from the coding sequence ATGCCGAAAGGACAACGCAAGCATTTTTACAGTGGTGACTTCAAATTAGAAGTAATCGAAACCATGGAGCGAGAACATTTAAGTTTGAGTGAAGCGGCTCGGAGGTTTAGGGTTCCAGATCATACAATTGTAGCGAGATGGGAACGCCACTATCTAACAGAAGGAAAACAAGGACTCTACATTGAACGCCGAGGAAATCCGAAAGTAGCAAGAGAAACTAAAATGCCGGATGAAACGCGCAAGGACTTAATCGCAGAAATACAGCAGTTGCGAATGGAGAATGAATATCTAAAAAAATTGAATGCCTTGGTCTTGAAAGAGGAACAGCAAAACAAAAAGCACAAATAA
- a CDS encoding IS3 family transposase, translating into MQKFDSMEQFKAALIEYLDYYNNRRIKAKLNGLSPVEYRIQTVQVA; encoded by the coding sequence TTGCAGAAATTTGATTCCATGGAGCAATTCAAGGCGGCTTTGATTGAGTATCTCGATTATTACAACAATCGCCGCATCAAGGCAAAACTAAACGGCCTGAGTCCTGTGGAGTACAGGATTCAGACCGTTCAGGTTGCTTAA
- a CDS encoding ATP-dependent Clp protease ATP-binding subunit: MMCSRCHKRPAVVFLSTSADSNDTQGLCLTCARELGIKPVNDLMDKMGLTDEQMQAMEEELGEFMNPEENEDDGEDDSEDGFEPGGAALFPANFLRNIYGSPDSKNESGSAPQSQQKPDKKKAEKVEKAKSKRKHLNAYCTNLTAKAKAGEIDNIIGREKEINRVVQILSRRTKNNPCLIGEPGVGKTAVAEGLALRIAEGTVPARLQKKEIHLLDLTALVAGTQFRGQFESRIKGLVEEVRQEGNIILFIDEVHNLVGTGDAEGSMNAANILKPALSRGEIQVIGATTFTEYRKYIEKDAALERRFQPVTIAEPSVKEAADIILGIKGYYEKFHRVRVSEPIARRTVVLAERYINDRFLPDKAIDLLDESCACAALRNTSMTEYDHLTNELERLHREEDDMTADGENTNFEELARVRTDMSRVQQRAEELAPAALGAPVEEKDLARVIELWTGIPASRVQESELKKLSNIEDTLNQHIIGQKEAVAAVSAAIRRSRVQISPRRRPASFIFVGPTGVGKTELVKVLSKELFDKPETLIRLDMSEFMEKHSVSRIIGSPPGYVGYDEAGQVTEKVRRQPYSVLLFDEIEKAHPDVMNILLQILDEGHITDAQGRNVNFENTILVMTSNAGSSNHESALGFNRSEQDVSKEHALKALSEFLRPEFLSRVDETIVFHPLTVEDFEAIARLMLNEYVDSLKERSIMFTYDDAAVSWLAKHAYGGKSGARDLRNLIRRKVEDKLAEIIIETTDTGLAGVSLTVQEDELSVCTLV, translated from the coding sequence ATGATGTGTTCCAGATGTCATAAACGTCCTGCGGTTGTGTTCCTTTCCACTTCCGCGGATTCAAACGATACACAGGGGCTTTGCCTGACCTGCGCCAGGGAACTTGGTATCAAGCCGGTAAATGACCTGATGGATAAAATGGGTCTTACAGATGAGCAGATGCAGGCGATGGAGGAAGAACTCGGCGAGTTCATGAATCCTGAAGAAAACGAAGATGACGGTGAGGATGACAGCGAAGACGGTTTTGAGCCTGGCGGCGCGGCGCTGTTCCCCGCAAACTTTTTGCGCAATATTTACGGCAGTCCTGACAGTAAGAATGAAAGCGGCTCTGCACCGCAGAGTCAGCAGAAGCCCGATAAGAAAAAAGCAGAAAAAGTGGAAAAAGCAAAAAGCAAACGTAAGCATTTGAATGCTTACTGTACCAACCTGACCGCTAAAGCAAAAGCCGGTGAGATTGACAACATTATCGGCAGGGAAAAGGAAATCAATCGTGTGGTTCAGATCCTTTCCCGCCGAACCAAAAACAATCCCTGCCTGATTGGTGAGCCGGGCGTTGGCAAAACGGCTGTTGCCGAAGGACTCGCCCTGCGCATTGCAGAAGGAACGGTGCCGGCGCGTCTGCAGAAGAAGGAAATTCATCTGTTGGATTTAACTGCGTTGGTTGCGGGTACGCAGTTCCGCGGTCAGTTTGAAAGCCGCATTAAGGGGCTGGTGGAGGAAGTCCGGCAGGAGGGCAATATTATCCTGTTTATCGATGAGGTCCATAATCTTGTCGGTACCGGTGACGCAGAGGGCAGCATGAACGCCGCCAATATCCTGAAGCCGGCGCTTTCCCGCGGGGAAATTCAGGTCATCGGTGCAACTACCTTCACGGAATATCGCAAATATATTGAAAAAGATGCTGCACTGGAACGTCGTTTCCAGCCGGTCACCATTGCGGAACCGTCCGTAAAGGAAGCAGCCGATATTATCCTTGGCATCAAAGGCTACTACGAAAAATTTCATCGCGTGCGTGTTTCGGAGCCGATTGCCCGCCGCACCGTGGTACTGGCGGAGCGGTACATCAATGACCGCTTCCTGCCGGATAAGGCAATTGACCTGCTGGACGAATCCTGCGCCTGCGCTGCACTGCGCAATACTTCCATGACAGAGTATGACCACTTGACAAACGAGCTGGAACGTTTGCACCGCGAAGAGGACGATATGACTGCGGACGGCGAGAACACCAATTTTGAAGAGCTTGCCCGCGTACGTACCGATATGTCCCGTGTGCAGCAGCGTGCCGAGGAACTGGCGCCTGCCGCACTGGGAGCACCTGTTGAGGAAAAGGATCTTGCCCGCGTGATTGAACTTTGGACGGGGATTCCGGCGAGCCGCGTGCAGGAAAGCGAACTGAAAAAGCTTTCCAATATTGAAGATACGCTGAACCAGCACATTATCGGCCAGAAAGAGGCTGTAGCGGCTGTTTCCGCGGCTATTCGCCGCAGCCGTGTGCAGATCAGCCCGCGCCGCCGCCCGGCTTCCTTCATCTTTGTTGGCCCGACCGGTGTCGGCAAAACCGAACTGGTCAAGGTGCTTTCCAAGGAACTGTTTGATAAGCCGGAAACGCTGATTCGGCTGGATATGAGCGAGTTTATGGAGAAACACAGCGTTTCCCGCATCATCGGTTCTCCTCCGGGCTACGTCGGCTACGATGAGGCCGGGCAGGTGACAGAAAAGGTGCGCCGCCAGCCATACAGCGTTCTGCTGTTTGACGAAATTGAAAAGGCACATCCGGATGTTATGAATATCCTGCTGCAGATACTGGACGAAGGCCACATTACGGACGCACAGGGCCGTAATGTCAACTTTGAGAACACCATTTTGGTCATGACCAGCAACGCTGGCAGCAGCAACCACGAGTCCGCGCTTGGCTTTAACCGTAGTGAACAGGATGTCAGCAAGGAACACGCGCTGAAAGCACTGTCAGAGTTTCTGCGTCCAGAGTTTCTCAGTCGTGTGGACGAAACGATCGTGTTCCACCCGCTTACAGTCGAAGATTTTGAAGCGATTGCCCGTCTGATGCTGAATGAGTATGTGGATTCACTTAAGGAGCGCAGTATCATGTTCACTTATGATGATGCAGCAGTCAGCTGGCTTGCAAAGCATGCTTACGGCGGCAAGAGCGGTGCGCGTGACCTGCGCAACTTGATTCGCCGCAAGGTGGAAGATAAACTGGCCGAGATTATCATTGAAACAACGGATACTGGTCTTGCAGGCGTCAGCCTGACTGTGCAGGAAGATGAACTTTCTGTGTGCACGCTGGTATAA
- a CDS encoding CDP-alcohol phosphatidyltransferase family protein, whose product MQNKNKNFNIPNTLTVLRMVLVIPFMACYLNGYVKTAVIILVIAGLTDALDGFVARHFNQFTELGQMLDPISDKLTQAAVAISLAVRHPVLLPFLMIFVVKECIMLTAGGVLLKKGKRPCAAKWYGKLATVLFYITFVTIIVMDMFEFYHEGTAVVLLVVTAAFMIFALVMYAREFFRILKSTEPEDQIDIAEMMDKKKRLKKE is encoded by the coding sequence ATGCAAAACAAAAATAAGAATTTCAATATTCCCAATACACTGACTGTCCTGCGGATGGTTTTGGTAATTCCTTTTATGGCGTGTTACCTCAACGGCTATGTAAAAACGGCGGTTATAATTCTTGTCATTGCGGGACTTACCGACGCGTTGGACGGCTTTGTAGCAAGGCATTTCAATCAGTTTACGGAGCTGGGGCAGATGCTTGACCCGATTTCCGACAAATTGACACAGGCTGCGGTGGCTATCAGTTTGGCAGTGCGGCATCCGGTGCTGCTGCCGTTTTTAATGATTTTTGTGGTTAAGGAATGTATCATGCTGACGGCAGGCGGTGTACTGCTGAAAAAGGGCAAACGCCCTTGTGCAGCCAAGTGGTACGGCAAACTGGCGACTGTGCTGTTTTACATCACCTTTGTCACCATAATTGTGATGGATATGTTTGAGTTTTACCATGAGGGCACGGCTGTTGTGCTGCTGGTTGTTACTGCTGCGTTTATGATTTTTGCACTGGTAATGTATGCCCGCGAATTTTTCCGGATTCTCAAAAGTACGGAGCCGGAGGATCAGATTGACATAGCGGAAATGATGGACAAGAAAAAGCGATTAAAAAAAGAGTGA
- a CDS encoding CvpA family protein has protein sequence MGVVVDIALLVILIVCIIVGAGKGAARTLAGLVGLIAAVLLSPRLGSWLAGVLPWFKSENKVTGNIVCTIIAFVLILIAAGLVGRLLSIVCQLPVLHGINRVIGGILGGVKGVLLIMVLCALLRLALPLLAVKYPDKIQLSSFDDSVVLQLQEPPVSAASSSSTASGAAVQQKVQTFFNQLPAEIRNPVYSLYEKLLRGEVQANAKQK, from the coding sequence ATGGGCGTGGTTGTTGACATTGCGCTGCTGGTGATTCTCATTGTCTGTATTATCGTTGGTGCGGGCAAAGGCGCTGCGCGTACATTGGCAGGCTTGGTTGGCCTGATTGCCGCGGTGCTGCTTTCGCCGCGTCTTGGAAGCTGGCTTGCCGGTGTTCTGCCATGGTTCAAGAGTGAAAACAAAGTGACGGGTAATATTGTCTGCACGATTATTGCGTTTGTCCTGATTTTGATTGCCGCCGGGCTGGTTGGCCGCCTGCTCAGTATCGTTTGTCAGCTGCCGGTGCTGCATGGCATTAACCGCGTTATCGGCGGTATTCTCGGCGGAGTCAAAGGTGTTCTGCTGATTATGGTATTGTGTGCACTGCTGCGGCTGGCACTGCCGCTGCTGGCGGTAAAGTATCCGGACAAAATACAGCTTTCCAGTTTTGACGACTCGGTCGTCCTGCAGCTGCAGGAACCGCCGGTTTCGGCGGCATCTTCCAGCAGCACTGCCAGTGGTGCAGCAGTGCAGCAAAAGGTGCAAACCTTTTTCAATCAGCTGCCGGCAGAAATTCGGAATCCTGTTTATTCATTGTACGAAAAGCTGCTGAGAGGGGAAGTGCAGGCGAATGCAAAACAAAAATAA
- a CDS encoding DUF5711 family protein — protein MRKAAQSIRKQGKHSPLPGELPPIGDPERRKEKRRIRRERRDGKPPKGIYAAIAILLICAVVMVVWVNRENLQPANISEWVQTQMLGLGKGSGYPVQFSNESVQPRNFVAQDKNVFLTSDTSIQAYNGSAKQLFSRKHSFSDAVMKVSGNRVLVYNLGGTGYRLENQLKTLVSSNTDGKLLGGAVCANGRYALLTQEDGYCGKLTVYLPDGQIAFQYSFSEYYPTAVAMNTAGSHAVVTAVGASSGSLLSVVYELDFNSSKTVKPISTYKDTTFLDVSYTDNGTILAVGDTQTAAMDSSGKNLGSYSYGDAELSAWYLAGGTAVLGLLNFHNATASHLTAIGADGKAIGTANISGSVSSVSCFGSTMAALCGSKVMAFTTAGKAAGSCSAGNNARAVALRSGNQIFVLDVSAIRLETLAG, from the coding sequence ATGCGTAAAGCAGCGCAGAGTATTCGGAAGCAGGGAAAGCATTCACCGCTGCCGGGAGAACTGCCGCCCATTGGTGACCCGGAGCGCAGAAAAGAAAAACGCAGAATCAGGCGGGAACGCCGTGATGGCAAACCGCCAAAGGGAATTTACGCGGCAATTGCCATCCTCCTGATTTGCGCGGTGGTCATGGTGGTATGGGTGAACCGTGAAAATCTGCAGCCTGCCAATATTTCCGAGTGGGTGCAGACCCAGATGCTTGGTCTTGGTAAAGGCAGCGGTTACCCGGTACAGTTCAGCAATGAAAGCGTGCAGCCGCGCAACTTTGTTGCGCAGGATAAAAATGTTTTTTTGACAAGTGACACCTCTATACAGGCATATAATGGTTCAGCAAAGCAGTTGTTTTCACGCAAGCACAGTTTTTCTGATGCAGTTATGAAAGTCAGTGGAAACCGGGTTTTGGTTTACAATTTGGGTGGTACAGGTTATCGGCTGGAAAACCAGCTGAAAACACTGGTGAGCAGCAATACGGACGGCAAGCTGCTGGGTGGTGCAGTCTGTGCAAACGGGCGGTATGCGCTGCTGACGCAAGAGGATGGCTACTGCGGGAAATTGACAGTGTACTTGCCGGATGGGCAGATTGCTTTCCAGTATTCCTTTTCCGAATATTATCCGACTGCAGTGGCAATGAACACAGCCGGCAGCCATGCAGTGGTTACGGCGGTGGGTGCCAGCAGTGGTTCATTGCTCAGTGTTGTATATGAGCTGGATTTTAACTCCAGCAAAACGGTAAAGCCGATTTCCACTTACAAGGATACAACTTTTCTGGATGTTTCTTATACAGATAATGGAACGATTCTTGCTGTAGGTGACACGCAGACGGCCGCTATGGACAGCTCCGGCAAAAACCTTGGCAGCTACAGCTACGGAGATGCAGAACTTTCCGCATGGTATCTTGCCGGAGGAACTGCAGTATTGGGTCTGCTGAATTTCCACAATGCGACCGCAAGCCATCTCACTGCAATCGGTGCGGATGGAAAGGCCATCGGAACAGCAAACATCAGTGGTTCTGTTTCCAGTGTTTCCTGCTTCGGCAGCACGATGGCGGCACTTTGTGGCAGCAAAGTTATGGCATTTACAACTGCAGGGAAAGCGGCGGGCTCCTGCAGTGCGGGGAACAATGCCCGTGCCGTTGCGCTGCGCAGCGGCAATCAGATTTTTGTTCTGGATGTTTCGGCAATCCGGCTGGAAACGCTGGCCGGTTAA
- the truA gene encoding tRNA pseudouridine(38-40) synthase TruA yields MRNLLLTLCFDGAAYHGWQVQPNALTVQEVLQNALKSVLQEEPDLKGCSRTDAGVHAHMFCVSFHTQRQIPCERLVNAVNHFLPPDVAVQNCREVPEAFHARYSCRGKQYIYQIWNASVREPFLRSRALHYWYSLDADKLNEAAAHYVGSHDFTSFCTQDKREIGSFVRTVTQAQVKREGSLVTFSVAADGFLYNMVRILTGTLLYVAQGKIAPQQIPEILAAKDRSLAGPTAPPQGLYLNRVFYEEAELHA; encoded by the coding sequence GTGCGCAATCTTCTTTTAACGCTGTGTTTTGACGGTGCGGCTTATCACGGCTGGCAGGTGCAGCCAAACGCCCTGACAGTGCAGGAAGTCCTGCAGAATGCACTGAAAAGTGTTTTGCAGGAAGAACCAGACCTGAAAGGCTGCTCCCGCACGGATGCAGGCGTTCATGCGCATATGTTCTGTGTTTCTTTTCATACCCAACGGCAGATTCCCTGCGAACGGCTGGTAAACGCGGTCAATCATTTTCTGCCGCCGGATGTGGCGGTACAGAATTGCCGGGAGGTGCCGGAAGCGTTTCACGCCCGGTATTCGTGCAGGGGCAAGCAGTACATTTATCAAATTTGGAACGCATCGGTGCGTGAGCCTTTTTTGCGCAGCCGTGCGCTGCATTACTGGTATTCGCTGGATGCGGACAAGCTGAACGAAGCGGCGGCTCACTATGTTGGCAGCCACGATTTCACCTCCTTTTGTACGCAGGATAAGCGCGAAATCGGCAGCTTTGTTCGCACAGTCACGCAGGCACAGGTGAAGCGGGAGGGCAGCCTTGTCACATTTTCGGTTGCGGCAGACGGATTCCTTTACAACATGGTACGAATCCTGACGGGGACGCTTCTGTATGTGGCACAAGGGAAAATTGCACCGCAGCAGATACCGGAGATTTTGGCGGCAAAGGACCGCAGCCTTGCGGGGCCGACTGCTCCGCCGCAGGGGCTGTACCTGAATCGTGTATTTTATGAGGAGGCGGAACTTCATGCGTAA
- a CDS encoding energy-coupling factor transporter transmembrane component T family protein codes for MTRDIALGQYFPGKSPLHRLDPRVKLVLTIAFIVYIFVVHNFWGLGFLVLVTLGLMAGSSVPVKMYFKSMKGILFIVLFTAVLNLFYGSGPVLVQIGFMQITMNGIQNAIFIAVRIVCLILFSSILTFTTSPTELTDAMERLMAPLKVLHVKVHEIAMMMTIALRFVPTLLEETDKIMAAQKARGADMESGGLMQRIKALVPVLIPLFVSSFRRAYDLAMAMECRCYHGGEGRTKMKILHVQALDFVAIGFGAAVLVVIILLNVFLPAVL; via the coding sequence ATGACCAGAGATATTGCGCTCGGGCAGTACTTCCCGGGCAAATCGCCCCTGCATCGGTTGGACCCGCGTGTGAAACTGGTGCTGACGATTGCATTTATTGTTTACATTTTTGTGGTACACAATTTTTGGGGACTTGGATTCCTTGTGCTGGTAACACTGGGACTGATGGCAGGCTCCAGTGTACCGGTGAAAATGTACTTCAAGAGTATGAAAGGCATTCTGTTCATTGTGCTGTTCACAGCGGTGCTGAATCTGTTCTACGGCAGTGGCCCTGTGCTGGTGCAGATTGGCTTTATGCAAATTACGATGAACGGCATACAAAACGCGATCTTTATAGCGGTACGTATCGTTTGTCTGATTCTGTTTAGCTCCATTTTAACATTTACCACATCGCCAACCGAACTGACCGACGCTATGGAGCGGTTGATGGCGCCGCTGAAAGTCCTGCATGTTAAAGTACACGAAATTGCGATGATGATGACGATCGCACTGCGCTTTGTGCCGACTCTGCTGGAAGAAACCGATAAAATCATGGCCGCGCAGAAAGCGCGCGGTGCCGATATGGAGTCCGGCGGATTGATGCAGCGCATCAAAGCATTGGTTCCGGTGCTGATTCCGCTGTTCGTTTCTTCGTTCCGCCGCGCGTATGACCTTGCAATGGCAATGGAATGCCGGTGCTACCATGGCGGTGAAGGCAGAACGAAAATGAAGATCCTGCATGTGCAGGCACTGGATTTTGTGGCCATTGGATTCGGCGCGGCGGTGCTGGTGGTCATCATTCTGCTGAATGTGTTTTTGCCGGCAGTACTGTAA
- a CDS encoding energy-coupling factor transporter ATPase: MTPLLETKDLCYTYGVGTPFEKKAVQNVNLQIGQGEFIGVIGHTGSGKSTLIQMLNGLIRPTSGQVLLAGRDIWEEPKKIRAIRFKVGMVFQYPEDQLFEETVFKDIQFGPRNMGLTEGEIEQRARDAANFVGLPENLLEKSPFELSGGEKRRVAIAGVIAMDPDVLILDEPTAGLDPAGRDVLLSEITSYHKKRGNTVLLVSHSMEDVARVADRVLVMNSSHLQMFDKTEEVFSHSSELESIGLQVPQVTKIMSLLKAHGYPVETCLTLEQAVGQLLPLLTKGGAGA, translated from the coding sequence ATGACACCGCTTCTGGAAACAAAAGACCTTTGCTACACCTATGGCGTGGGAACGCCGTTTGAAAAGAAAGCAGTGCAGAATGTCAACCTGCAAATCGGGCAGGGAGAGTTCATCGGTGTAATCGGCCACACCGGTTCCGGCAAAAGCACGCTGATTCAGATGCTCAACGGTCTGATTCGTCCCACTTCCGGGCAGGTGCTGCTTGCCGGCAGGGATATTTGGGAGGAACCCAAAAAAATCCGTGCGATTCGCTTTAAAGTCGGCATGGTGTTTCAGTATCCGGAAGACCAGCTGTTTGAGGAAACTGTGTTTAAGGATATTCAGTTTGGTCCGCGCAATATGGGTTTGACCGAGGGCGAAATCGAGCAGCGGGCGCGCGATGCTGCCAATTTCGTCGGACTGCCGGAAAACCTGCTGGAGAAAAGCCCGTTTGAACTTTCCGGCGGTGAAAAACGCCGGGTGGCGATTGCGGGTGTGATTGCCATGGACCCGGACGTGCTGATTCTGGATGAGCCGACCGCGGGACTTGACCCCGCCGGGCGCGATGTGCTGCTTAGCGAGATTACAAGTTACCACAAAAAGCGCGGCAATACTGTTCTGCTGGTTTCGCACAGCATGGAGGATGTTGCTCGTGTGGCAGACCGCGTGCTGGTTATGAATTCTTCGCACCTGCAGATGTTTGACAAAACCGAAGAAGTTTTTTCCCACAGCAGTGAGTTGGAGTCTATCGGTCTGCAGGTACCGCAGGTGACAAAGATCATGTCTTTGCTAAAGGCGCACGGCTACCCGGTGGAAACCTGCCTGACACTGGAACAGGCAGTCGGTCAGCTGCTTCCGCTGCTGACGAAAGGGGGTGCCGGCGCATGA
- a CDS encoding energy-coupling factor transporter ATPase, which produces MEFIKAENVRFTYDEPDAENPEAPVHDVLKGISLSIEHGEFVALLGHNGSGKSTMAKMFNAMLTPSAGKVFVDGMDTADESKTFDIRRRVGMVQQNPDNQLVASIVEEDVAFGPENLGIEPHEIRKRVDEALKAVDMYEYRTHAPYKLSGGQKQRIAIAGILAMETDCIVLDEPTAMLDPRGRAEVMETIQRLNREKGITIILITHYMDEAVQAGRVIVMDSGEILTQGTPREVFAQVELLKTHKLDVPQATELSFRLSGAGCKMPQCVLTIDECVEALEPLLSGKGASA; this is translated from the coding sequence ATGGAATTTATCAAAGCAGAAAATGTCCGCTTCACTTACGATGAACCGGACGCGGAAAACCCGGAAGCACCGGTGCATGACGTACTCAAAGGTATCAGCCTTTCCATTGAGCACGGCGAATTTGTGGCATTGCTGGGGCACAACGGTTCCGGTAAATCAACCATGGCAAAAATGTTCAATGCCATGCTGACCCCCAGTGCGGGCAAAGTCTTTGTGGATGGCATGGATACAGCAGATGAAAGCAAAACATTCGATATCCGCCGCCGGGTGGGTATGGTACAGCAGAACCCCGACAATCAGCTGGTTGCCTCCATTGTGGAGGAAGACGTTGCGTTCGGCCCGGAGAATCTGGGAATTGAGCCGCACGAGATCCGCAAACGCGTAGACGAGGCGCTGAAAGCTGTAGACATGTATGAGTACCGCACACATGCACCGTACAAGCTTTCCGGCGGGCAGAAGCAGCGAATCGCCATTGCGGGCATTCTTGCTATGGAAACCGACTGCATCGTTCTGGACGAGCCGACGGCTATGCTGGACCCGCGCGGCAGGGCTGAAGTAATGGAAACAATTCAGCGCCTGAACCGTGAAAAGGGAATAACCATTATTTTAATAACCCATTATATGGATGAAGCTGTACAGGCTGGACGCGTGATTGTAATGGACAGCGGGGAAATCCTGACACAGGGAACCCCGCGGGAGGTCTTTGCACAGGTGGAGCTGCTGAAAACGCACAAGCTGGATGTGCCGCAGGCGACCGAGCTTTCTTTCCGTTTGAGCGGTGCCGGCTGCAAAATGCCGCAGTGCGTGCTGACGATAGACGAATGTGTAGAAGCACTGGAACCGCTCCTTTCCGGAAAGGGGGCTTCTGCATGA
- a CDS encoding class I SAM-dependent methyltransferase, whose product MRTAVWQDYELLDTSRGERLERWGNVILIRPDPQIIWETPRKDPRWKQADARYIRSSSGGGHWDVLRSVPPVWDIGWQGLTFRLKTMGFKHTGIFPEQAVNWQYAMDKIKGAGRPVSVLNLFGYTGAASLACAKAGASVCHVDASKGMVQWAKENAAASGLADRPVRWLVDDCVKFVQREQRRGHHYDAIIMDPPSYGRGPGGEVWKLEEQLYSLVQMCIPILSEKPLFFLLNSYTTGLSPAVMEYLLSVMLQPRFGRTVSAEEIGLRVSSTGRSLPCGNTAIAEF is encoded by the coding sequence ATGCGTACCGCAGTTTGGCAGGATTACGAATTACTAGATACCTCCCGCGGAGAGCGTTTGGAGCGCTGGGGAAATGTTATCCTCATTCGCCCGGACCCGCAGATTATCTGGGAAACACCCCGCAAAGACCCGCGTTGGAAGCAGGCGGACGCGCGCTACATCCGCTCCAGTTCCGGCGGCGGACACTGGGATGTTTTGCGCAGTGTGCCGCCTGTGTGGGACATTGGCTGGCAGGGCTTAACTTTCCGGCTGAAAACCATGGGCTTTAAGCACACCGGCATTTTTCCGGAACAGGCGGTAAATTGGCAGTACGCGATGGATAAAATTAAAGGAGCAGGTCGTCCCGTTAGCGTGTTGAATTTGTTCGGTTACACGGGTGCTGCTTCGCTGGCCTGCGCCAAGGCGGGGGCTTCCGTCTGCCACGTGGATGCCAGCAAAGGCATGGTGCAGTGGGCAAAAGAAAATGCTGCCGCAAGCGGCCTTGCGGACCGGCCGGTTCGCTGGTTGGTGGACGACTGCGTAAAATTTGTGCAGCGCGAGCAGCGCCGCGGTCACCACTACGACGCGATTATCATGGACCCGCCAAGCTACGGCCGCGGTCCCGGCGGGGAAGTATGGAAGCTGGAGGAACAGCTGTATTCCCTGGTGCAGATGTGCATTCCCATTCTCAGCGAAAAGCCGCTGTTTTTCCTGCTCAATTCCTACACAACCGGCCTTTCTCCGGCGGTGATGGAATATCTGCTGAGTGTGATGCTGCAGCCGCGCTTTGGCAGAACGGTGTCCGCAGAGGAAATTGGCCTGCGTGTCAGCAGTACCGGGCGCAGTTTGCCCTGCGGCAATACGGCGATTGCTGAATTTTGA